DNA sequence from the Salminus brasiliensis chromosome 3, fSalBra1.hap2, whole genome shotgun sequence genome:
TCAATTGACAATATCATGGCAAAAATCTGAGGCATATTTGCTTCTAATCTGCTATTGATAACTTCAAAACAGGAGGTAACAGAGAAACTGATGAAGATAAAAAGGTGTGGGAAACAGGTCTGTAGAGCTTTTCTTCTAAATTCTTTTGAATTCTTTAAGCAGACATCAAGTATTCTAACATAGGAGTAGATTACGAAGAATACAGgaggaaacacacaaacaattaAAGTAAACAGCCCATATGAATTGTTAACAGTTGTGTCTCCACAGCTTAATTTAACAATTGCATAATTATTACAGTAGATTCTATTTAATTTGAATCTGCACAACTTCAGCTGATATGTTAGTATCATTGTAATACCGTTTTCACAGGCAGGCAAAACCCAACAGATAAATAACATCTTTTTGACAGCAGGCATGTTTACAAGTGTTGCGTATTGTAGTGGTTTACATATGGACAGATATCTGTCATAGGCCATAGCTGATAACAATGTAAACTCTGCAGAAGCATAAGTATAAAGCCAAAAGGCCTGAAATGTACAGGCTTCAAAAGAAATACATGGTTGTTCA
Encoded proteins:
- the LOC140551515 gene encoding olfactory receptor 2F1-like; the protein is MNYSTNNPFLAIEGHVELQKYRYVYFLLSLIVYLMIICCNVVVIFVIYTNQRLHEPMYIFIAALLCNALSGTTAFFPKLLIDLLSEQPCISFEACTFQAFWLYTYASAEFTLLSAMAYDRYLSICKPLQYATLVNMPAVKKMLFICWVLPACENGITMILTYQLKLCRFKLNRIYCNNYAIVKLSCGDTTVNNSYGLFTLIVCVFPPVFFVIYSYVRILDVCLKNSKEFRRKALQTCFPHLFIFISFSVTSCFEVINSRLEANMPQIFAMILSIENVVIPPLINPIMYGLKMQEILNTIKKMIWKRKTHIFSD